One window of Botrimarina mediterranea genomic DNA carries:
- a CDS encoding sialidase family protein has translation MLLTGGSVRCEGREAVVSSGFLYETAPYPSCHASTIAEVDGALVASWFGGTHERHPDVGIWVARNEGEGWSEPIEVANGVFQGERYPSWNPVLFQPSAGPLLLFYKVGPTPQDWWGMLIKSEDGGFTWSEPQRLPDEVLGPIKNKPIELEGGVLLCPSSSEHDGWRVHFERTADHGKTWEVTPPVNDPEDIRAIQPSLLRHGDGVLQAIGRTRDSGVFQVWSCDNGRTWGEMSTTGLPNPSSGTDAVTLADGRHLLVYNHNPNYKGRSPLNVAVSDDGKSWRAALVLEDDKEHDAGYSYPAVIQSSDGLVHITYTWRRERIKHVVLDPKQLDGPPITGEEWPNTEAGVE, from the coding sequence TCAGTTCGCTGCGAGGGGCGTGAGGCCGTGGTGTCGAGCGGGTTCCTATACGAGACAGCGCCGTACCCCTCGTGCCACGCCTCGACGATCGCCGAGGTCGATGGCGCCTTGGTGGCTTCGTGGTTCGGCGGCACGCACGAACGCCATCCCGATGTCGGCATCTGGGTCGCCCGCAACGAGGGGGAGGGCTGGTCAGAGCCGATTGAAGTGGCCAACGGCGTGTTCCAGGGTGAGCGTTACCCCAGTTGGAACCCCGTTCTGTTCCAGCCGTCGGCAGGCCCGTTATTGCTTTTCTACAAAGTAGGCCCGACACCACAGGATTGGTGGGGCATGCTCATCAAGTCCGAAGACGGCGGATTTACTTGGTCGGAACCGCAGCGTTTACCGGATGAGGTGCTAGGTCCAATCAAGAACAAACCGATCGAACTCGAGGGCGGCGTCCTTTTGTGCCCCTCGAGCAGCGAACATGACGGCTGGCGTGTCCACTTCGAACGCACCGCTGACCATGGCAAGACCTGGGAAGTAACACCGCCGGTCAACGACCCCGAAGATATCCGCGCTATCCAGCCGAGCCTGCTGCGTCACGGTGACGGCGTTTTGCAGGCGATCGGCCGCACCCGCGACAGCGGCGTCTTCCAGGTCTGGTCGTGCGACAATGGCCGCACCTGGGGTGAGATGTCGACCACGGGCTTGCCGAACCCGAGCTCGGGAACCGACGCGGTAACCCTCGCCGATGGGCGTCACTTGCTCGTCTACAACCACAACCCCAACTACAAGGGCCGCTCGCCGCTGAATGTCGCTGTTTCGGATGACGGGAAGTCCTGGCGGGCGGCGCTCGTGCTCGAGGACGACAAAGAGCACGACGCCGGCTACTCGTACCCTGCCGTCATCCAGTCGAGCGACGGGCTTGTCCACATCACGTACACTTGGCGTCGGGAGCGGATCAAACACGTGGTGCTCGACCCGAAGCAACTCGATGGCCCCCCAATTACCGGCGAGGAATGGCCCAACACAGAAGCAGGCGTCGAATGA
- a CDS encoding dihydrodipicolinate synthase family protein: MGQRLTDGPLRGIVPPLVTPLTPDEQLDRDALERLVENVIAGGVHGLFVLGTTGEGPSLSYSVRGAMVEASCEIAAGRVPVLVGVTDTSLAEAIDMSLVATEAGADAVVFAPPCYFPIDQDDLASAVRRLAAESPLPVMLYNMPALTKTIIEPETVRQLTDEPTVIGLKDSSGDLAYFRQMREVMRQRSDWSLMAGPEHLLAETVAIGGDGGVCGGANVFPRLFVRLFEACVSGDAAASQALCSRVDRLGDLYRLGSNPALSVIQGIKAALAERGVCAATLCSPFSPLCNGEIDMVRAILRDVEAAEDLTKVVSPTAAPV; encoded by the coding sequence ATGGGCCAACGACTCACTGACGGACCACTGCGCGGCATTGTGCCCCCGCTCGTCACGCCGCTCACACCGGACGAGCAGCTCGACCGCGATGCGCTAGAACGTCTAGTCGAGAACGTGATCGCCGGCGGCGTTCACGGGTTGTTTGTCCTTGGAACGACCGGCGAGGGTCCGTCGCTCAGCTACAGCGTACGAGGCGCTATGGTTGAGGCGTCTTGCGAGATCGCTGCGGGCCGTGTGCCAGTCCTGGTGGGCGTAACCGATACCTCGCTAGCCGAGGCGATCGACATGTCACTCGTCGCCACCGAGGCGGGCGCCGACGCCGTGGTTTTCGCGCCGCCGTGCTACTTCCCGATCGACCAGGATGACCTAGCGAGCGCCGTCCGCCGCTTGGCGGCTGAGTCGCCGCTGCCGGTGATGCTCTATAACATGCCGGCCCTCACCAAGACGATCATCGAGCCCGAAACGGTCCGTCAGCTGACTGATGAACCAACCGTCATCGGACTGAAGGACAGCTCGGGCGACCTCGCCTACTTCCGCCAGATGCGCGAGGTGATGCGGCAGCGAAGCGATTGGAGCCTGATGGCGGGGCCCGAGCACCTGCTCGCCGAGACCGTCGCTATCGGCGGCGATGGCGGCGTCTGTGGCGGCGCAAACGTCTTCCCAAGGCTCTTCGTTCGCCTCTTCGAGGCGTGCGTCTCCGGCGACGCCGCTGCCTCGCAGGCCCTATGCAGCCGCGTCGATCGGCTTGGCGACCTCTACCGCCTGGGCTCGAATCCCGCGTTGTCGGTGATCCAAGGCATCAAGGCCGCGCTCGCTGAGCGCGGCGTCTGTGCGGCGACGCTTTGCAGCCCCTTTTCTCCCCTGTGCAACGGCGAGATCGACATGGTGCGGGCCATTCTTCGCGATGTCGAAGCCGCGGAAGACCTGACGAAAGTCGTCAGTCCCACTGCAGCGCCGGTGTGA
- a CDS encoding DUF1559 family PulG-like putative transporter produces MQADRRFRRNRPRQFAGAFTLIELLVVIALIGTLVALLLPAVQAAREAARRTECANHLKQLALGSLNHVSTHGHFPTGGWGFHWVGAADSGYGEKQPGSWAYNLLAYTEHYALRDLGQGVLAALTRGQPRTDQQRAEMRTLVTTPLELFMCPSKREVIAYPFVDGSLGVVAWNAEDCKANECSVARGDYRVCAGNKNRADNNGPAPGEIASFLAKPKPTIYNGVSYLRSEVRVGQITDGTSRTVFAGEKALHPKDYATGTDAANDQCLYSGHDKDNAAYTGEGFWLGSAESNPQMTFPPVKDGEPNKVMQLRFGSAHPAGILMAFCDGSVRLYGFDVDPITFALLGGRNDGETRH; encoded by the coding sequence ATGCAAGCGGATCGACGATTCCGTCGCAACAGGCCCCGGCAATTTGCGGGGGCTTTTACCCTCATCGAGCTGCTGGTGGTGATCGCACTCATTGGCACGCTGGTGGCGTTGCTGCTGCCCGCTGTTCAAGCCGCACGAGAAGCGGCGCGGCGGACCGAATGCGCTAATCACCTCAAACAGCTGGCGCTGGGTTCGTTGAACCATGTTTCGACGCACGGCCACTTTCCTACGGGAGGATGGGGTTTCCACTGGGTAGGCGCCGCGGACTCGGGCTACGGCGAGAAGCAGCCCGGCAGTTGGGCCTACAACCTACTGGCGTATACCGAGCACTATGCGCTGCGCGACCTCGGTCAGGGAGTGCTCGCAGCTCTCACGAGAGGTCAGCCCCGTACCGACCAGCAACGGGCCGAGATGCGAACACTCGTCACGACGCCGCTAGAGCTTTTTATGTGCCCGTCGAAAAGAGAAGTCATCGCCTACCCCTTTGTTGACGGATCGCTGGGGGTGGTTGCCTGGAACGCCGAAGACTGCAAGGCCAATGAGTGTTCGGTCGCCAGAGGCGACTACCGCGTCTGTGCCGGCAATAAGAACCGCGCGGACAACAACGGGCCGGCGCCGGGTGAAATTGCCTCCTTTCTCGCTAAGCCGAAACCGACGATCTACAACGGCGTCAGCTACCTGCGTAGTGAGGTCCGCGTCGGGCAAATAACCGATGGCACGTCGCGTACGGTGTTCGCTGGTGAGAAGGCGCTGCACCCGAAGGACTACGCTACCGGAACCGACGCTGCGAACGATCAATGCCTCTACTCCGGGCACGACAAGGACAATGCCGCGTACACGGGAGAAGGCTTTTGGCTCGGTTCGGCAGAAAGCAACCCTCAAATGACGTTCCCGCCAGTCAAAGATGGCGAGCCAAACAAAGTCATGCAACTGCGTTTCGGCTCGGCGCATCCCGCTGGAATTCTGATGGCGTTTTGTGACGGATCGGTGCGTTTGTATGGCTTCGACGTTGACCCGATCACTTTTGCACTGCTCGGCGGCCGCAACGATGGTGAAACGCGGCATTAA
- a CDS encoding substrate-binding domain-containing protein — translation MLQNKAFWFAVVAAIAAVVYVRSAASPTEEPKNGPLKITFITAGAGEYWDAAVRGAEDAAEQQGITLSVVKLKSPESVEEQMQALSVASMSNANGVAISPIDPERVTPLITQIASIKPVVTYDSDASKSARHGYIGTSNFSAGLVAGTLVKTAIPEGGKIAVFMANETKENLIERQGGLRTRIAESPDPAESPVDPRYTIVGFYPDGGDDEVCKAKLAEVLEEHPDLACVVTLNSRQGPVVLDALQELKNSGQVKMIAFDTSDKILQAIEEGRVFAAVAQDAYKYGYEAVKMVSYLCRGEEEFLPVVGRGAIHISVEPIRQDDVETYRKRIESRRPGAKG, via the coding sequence ATGTTGCAGAATAAGGCCTTCTGGTTCGCGGTCGTGGCGGCGATCGCCGCCGTTGTTTACGTACGCTCGGCGGCTAGTCCCACCGAAGAGCCGAAGAACGGGCCGTTGAAAATCACCTTCATCACTGCGGGAGCCGGCGAATACTGGGACGCGGCGGTCCGAGGCGCGGAAGACGCCGCCGAACAGCAGGGGATCACGCTCAGCGTCGTCAAGCTGAAGAGCCCCGAGAGCGTTGAAGAGCAGATGCAGGCGCTGTCGGTGGCCAGCATGTCGAACGCCAACGGCGTGGCGATCAGCCCGATCGACCCCGAGCGGGTGACGCCGCTCATCACCCAGATCGCCAGCATCAAGCCGGTGGTGACTTACGACTCCGACGCCTCGAAGTCCGCCCGTCACGGCTATATCGGCACGAGCAACTTCAGCGCGGGGCTGGTCGCGGGGACCCTCGTGAAAACGGCGATTCCCGAGGGGGGCAAGATCGCGGTCTTCATGGCCAACGAGACCAAAGAGAACCTGATCGAACGCCAGGGCGGCCTGCGGACGCGCATCGCCGAGTCTCCCGATCCGGCGGAGTCGCCGGTCGATCCGCGCTACACGATCGTCGGCTTCTATCCAGACGGCGGCGACGACGAAGTTTGCAAGGCGAAGCTCGCCGAGGTGCTCGAAGAACACCCGGACCTTGCCTGTGTGGTGACGCTCAATTCACGGCAAGGGCCCGTGGTGCTCGATGCTCTTCAAGAACTCAAAAATAGTGGCCAAGTTAAGATGATCGCCTTCGACACATCGGATAAAATACTGCAAGCGATCGAAGAAGGCCGTGTCTTCGCGGCTGTCGCTCAAGACGCGTACAAGTACGGCTACGAGGCGGTCAAGATGGTCAGCTACCTCTGCCGCGGTGAAGAAGAGTTTTTGCCGGTCGTTGGCCGGGGCGCCATCCATATCAGCGTAGAACCGATCCGCCAGGACGATGTCGAAACTTATCGCAAACGGATCGAATCCCGCCGTCCGGGTGCCAAAGGTTGA
- a CDS encoding alpha/beta hydrolase family protein: MPESLGPGPYARYACFLLAVGLAVLGVTVKAADPRLGRLVNLRTDRFPFTPPTSVEEWNQRSAEVRRQVFVAAGLWPMPERPAPKAEVLRKVERDAYTVEAVRLESYPGHYVTGSLYRPADATESRRPAVLCPHGHWPEGRFHAFQDDALIDQIESGAERYEAGGRTPLQARCVTLARMGCVVFLYDMLGYGDSRQLSQQAIHAPSEDSILTADNAWGFYSTQAELRMQNPLGVQTYNSLCVLDWIESLPEVDPKRIGVTGGSSGATQTLMLCAVDDRPAVAFPVVMVSTAMQGGCGCENACCLRLGTSNVEFAALMAPRPLGMASADDWTRNTATDGYPELQELYALLGVPDRVMHASLIQFPHNYNYASRAAMYPWLDRWLGLEAGDLAVETDYVSVTPDEVRSVAPIEDAAIGRGHEVALMKAVEASSADALAKLTPTDADSLNKYKNIIGKALHVLLDGAEKSLRDAQANAIDQQRADGHAVITLLITGAEAGVELPALARLPRNVETIAVVVSDAGKTAIGPVDTLPTALAAALLEQGIGVLGVDLFAQGELAPDDGPLTEMPVVANQRPVASLTFGYNRTAVAHRASDLLATIAAAKDMQPSIKKVVVIVEPEAASYGAAALAVAGDAVDAAVIDTGGFRFDEVRSWRDPDFLPGAVKYGDVPGLLAQGAPRPTIVLSEPADDTPSIATQAYAAAGAAERLIRLRPGATLESAVEKLADTLAP, translated from the coding sequence ATGCCGGAATCCCTCGGGCCGGGCCCTTACGCACGCTACGCATGCTTCTTGTTGGCTGTGGGCCTCGCGGTGCTCGGTGTAACGGTGAAGGCGGCGGACCCGCGGCTGGGCCGACTCGTGAACCTGCGGACCGACCGTTTCCCTTTCACGCCGCCAACGTCGGTTGAAGAGTGGAATCAGCGATCCGCAGAGGTGCGGCGTCAGGTGTTCGTCGCGGCCGGCTTGTGGCCGATGCCCGAACGTCCGGCGCCCAAGGCCGAAGTCTTGCGAAAAGTCGAGCGTGACGCTTACACGGTCGAGGCGGTGCGGCTCGAGAGCTATCCGGGGCACTACGTCACCGGCAGTCTTTATCGACCCGCGGATGCCACGGAATCACGCCGGCCCGCGGTGCTCTGCCCGCATGGGCACTGGCCCGAGGGTCGGTTCCATGCGTTCCAGGACGACGCCCTCATCGATCAGATCGAGTCGGGGGCCGAGCGCTACGAGGCCGGCGGCCGCACCCCCCTACAAGCGCGCTGCGTGACGCTCGCGCGGATGGGCTGCGTGGTCTTCCTCTACGACATGCTCGGATACGGCGACAGCCGGCAACTCTCGCAGCAAGCGATCCACGCCCCGAGTGAGGATTCCATTCTCACGGCCGACAACGCCTGGGGCTTCTACAGCACGCAGGCCGAGCTGCGGATGCAAAACCCGCTGGGTGTGCAGACCTACAACTCGCTGTGCGTGCTCGACTGGATCGAATCGCTGCCGGAGGTGGACCCGAAGCGGATCGGCGTCACCGGCGGCAGCAGCGGCGCCACGCAGACCCTCATGCTCTGCGCGGTGGATGATCGCCCCGCCGTAGCGTTCCCGGTGGTGATGGTCTCGACCGCGATGCAGGGGGGCTGCGGCTGCGAGAACGCCTGCTGCCTGCGGCTGGGAACCTCGAACGTCGAATTCGCGGCGCTGATGGCGCCGCGGCCGTTGGGAATGGCGTCGGCGGATGACTGGACGCGGAACACGGCCACCGATGGGTACCCCGAGCTGCAAGAGCTTTACGCACTGTTGGGTGTTCCTGATCGCGTCATGCACGCGTCGCTCATCCAGTTTCCGCACAACTACAACTATGCCAGCCGAGCGGCGATGTACCCGTGGCTCGACCGCTGGCTGGGACTTGAGGCAGGCGACCTCGCTGTAGAGACCGACTATGTCTCGGTCACTCCCGACGAGGTTCGCAGTGTCGCGCCGATCGAGGATGCCGCGATCGGCCGTGGCCACGAGGTCGCGCTGATGAAGGCGGTAGAAGCCAGCTCCGCCGATGCCCTCGCAAAGCTCACGCCGACGGACGCCGATTCTCTGAACAAGTACAAGAACATCATCGGCAAGGCGTTGCATGTGTTGCTCGACGGCGCTGAGAAATCGCTGAGGGACGCCCAGGCCAACGCGATCGATCAGCAGCGTGCGGACGGTCATGCGGTCATCACCCTCTTGATCACGGGCGCCGAAGCGGGCGTCGAACTGCCGGCGCTTGCGCGGCTACCGAGGAACGTCGAGACGATCGCCGTTGTCGTCAGCGACGCCGGCAAGACCGCGATCGGGCCCGTCGACACACTGCCCACAGCTCTCGCCGCGGCGCTGCTCGAGCAGGGGATCGGTGTGTTGGGCGTCGATCTGTTCGCCCAAGGCGAACTGGCGCCAGACGATGGCCCCCTCACCGAAATGCCGGTGGTCGCTAACCAACGCCCGGTCGCGTCGCTCACCTTCGGTTACAACCGCACGGCGGTCGCGCACCGGGCGAGTGACTTGCTCGCAACGATCGCGGCCGCGAAGGACATGCAGCCGTCGATCAAAAAGGTCGTTGTGATCGTCGAACCCGAAGCGGCGTCGTATGGCGCCGCTGCACTTGCGGTGGCCGGTGACGCGGTTGACGCGGCGGTGATCGATACGGGCGGCTTCCGATTCGACGAGGTCCGCTCATGGCGTGACCCCGACTTCTTGCCCGGCGCCGTGAAGTACGGCGACGTGCCGGGTCTGTTGGCCCAAGGCGCCCCGCGGCCGACGATCGTACTCAGTGAACCGGCGGACGACACGCCTTCGATCGCCACACAGGCCTACGCTGCTGCGGGCGCGGCCGAACGCTTGATCCGACTACGACCCGGGGCGACCCTAGAGTCCGCCGTCGAGAAACTTGCCGATACCCTGGCGCCCTAA
- a CDS encoding family 78 glycoside hydrolase catalytic domain — MSRCVLTLGVVMLAAITYADEPLRVIGLTCEFAVDPLGVDVAAPRLSWRLQSDRRGAKQTAYQITATDHNGAKLWDSGKLDGPSSQLIPYTGEPLRSSQGISWRVRAWDENGAASEWSKPASFTMGVLEPEDWSAKWIVAPWQTESVLVRKGFEVKPGLQRAIAHVCGLGHFEMSLNGQKSGNGLLAPGWTKYNKTCLYETHDVTPLLTEGANAIGLVLGDGMYHTERRHRFSKFQGTFGPQRAILQIELEYADGSTERVVTDDSWRVDAGPITYNDVYGGEDYDARRLPQGWDTGGFNDSDWPHAVELVRPSGELRGLTFSAPEIGAIEKMPAKQISRSSDSCSVFDFGQNASFMPRVTVSGPAGSSVRLTHAEVLDENGQIDRGTCGGNRGPAYWQYTKASDGEETWFPKFFYAGCRYLQVDQTPAAEGEALPEIVSVEGVVVHTTAPPAGAFRCSNELLNRIRTLVRWAQRSNLVSVLTDCPHREKLGWLEQYHLNGPGVRYEFDAHRLFIKGMRDMADSQTEDGLVPNIAPEYVKFDGTFRAAAEWGAAVVLVPWQHYQATGDKQLFETYYATMQRYVEYLDSKATDSIVEEGLGDWYDILPGKRPGFPHLTPPAITATAFYYEVVQTMSQIAKLIGKDDDAVRYDELAETIREAWRKKYRNNDGTYATDSQCSNAIALVMGLAEERDRDATLQALVKDVRDRGDAMTAGDVGFRYLLQAMAQGGHSDVIYDMINQTQRPGYGYQLAHGATSLTEAWDANHNSSHNHFMLGHITEWFYKDLVGIECDPEGPGYEKIVIRPTPVSDLKWAEASHNSVRGPIDVRWEKDGDAFKLAVTIPANTTATVYVPASDDQTVTESGKPITQAVGATALGREEGRAVFRIESGKYAFYVE; from the coding sequence GTGTCCCGCTGCGTTCTGACTCTTGGCGTCGTCATGCTCGCCGCGATCACGTACGCCGACGAGCCGCTGCGCGTCATCGGGCTGACGTGTGAGTTTGCTGTTGATCCGCTGGGAGTTGACGTGGCGGCGCCGCGGCTTTCGTGGCGGCTACAGTCCGACCGCCGGGGCGCCAAACAAACGGCTTACCAGATCACCGCCACCGATCACAACGGAGCCAAGCTCTGGGACAGTGGCAAGCTTGACGGCCCGTCGTCGCAGCTCATTCCCTACACTGGCGAGCCCCTTCGCTCATCACAAGGCATCTCGTGGCGGGTGCGAGCTTGGGACGAGAACGGTGCAGCAAGTGAATGGAGCAAGCCCGCGTCGTTCACGATGGGCGTCCTAGAGCCCGAGGACTGGTCGGCGAAGTGGATCGTCGCGCCATGGCAGACCGAGTCGGTGCTAGTGCGGAAGGGTTTCGAGGTGAAGCCGGGCCTCCAGCGCGCGATCGCTCACGTCTGTGGGCTGGGGCATTTCGAGATGAGCCTCAACGGCCAGAAGTCGGGCAACGGGCTCTTGGCGCCGGGTTGGACGAAGTACAACAAGACCTGCCTCTACGAGACGCATGACGTAACGCCGCTACTTACAGAGGGCGCCAACGCCATCGGCCTTGTCCTCGGGGATGGCATGTATCACACCGAACGTCGCCATCGCTTCAGCAAGTTCCAAGGCACCTTCGGCCCACAGCGCGCGATCCTACAGATCGAGCTGGAGTACGCCGACGGCTCGACCGAGCGCGTGGTCACCGACGACTCGTGGCGTGTCGACGCGGGACCGATCACCTACAACGACGTCTACGGCGGCGAGGACTACGACGCCCGGCGGTTGCCGCAGGGCTGGGATACCGGCGGCTTCAACGATTCGGATTGGCCGCACGCGGTTGAACTGGTTCGCCCCAGCGGCGAGCTGCGAGGCTTGACCTTCTCGGCGCCGGAGATCGGGGCGATCGAAAAGATGCCCGCCAAGCAGATCAGCCGCTCGAGTGACTCGTGTAGTGTGTTCGACTTTGGACAAAACGCGTCGTTCATGCCGCGCGTTACCGTTAGTGGTCCAGCCGGCAGCAGCGTGCGGCTCACCCACGCCGAGGTGCTTGACGAGAATGGCCAAATTGACCGGGGCACGTGCGGCGGCAACCGTGGCCCTGCGTACTGGCAGTACACCAAGGCGTCCGACGGGGAAGAGACATGGTTCCCCAAGTTCTTCTACGCCGGCTGCCGCTACCTGCAGGTCGACCAGACGCCGGCAGCGGAGGGAGAAGCGTTGCCAGAAATCGTCAGTGTCGAGGGCGTCGTCGTCCACACCACCGCGCCACCCGCGGGGGCGTTTCGTTGTTCGAACGAGTTGCTCAACCGCATCCGTACGCTGGTGCGTTGGGCGCAGCGGTCCAACCTCGTGTCGGTGCTGACCGACTGCCCGCACCGGGAGAAGCTCGGCTGGCTTGAGCAGTACCACCTCAACGGCCCGGGCGTGCGGTACGAGTTCGACGCGCATCGCCTGTTCATCAAGGGGATGCGTGATATGGCCGACTCGCAGACCGAGGACGGTTTGGTGCCGAACATTGCGCCGGAGTACGTCAAGTTCGACGGTACGTTCCGCGCCGCCGCCGAATGGGGCGCCGCCGTGGTGCTCGTCCCGTGGCAGCACTACCAGGCGACCGGCGACAAGCAACTCTTCGAAACTTACTACGCGACGATGCAACGCTACGTCGAATACCTCGATTCGAAGGCGACGGACTCGATCGTCGAAGAGGGCCTCGGCGATTGGTACGACATCCTGCCCGGCAAACGCCCCGGATTCCCCCACCTCACGCCGCCCGCGATCACGGCAACCGCATTCTATTACGAAGTCGTCCAGACGATGTCGCAGATTGCCAAGCTAATCGGCAAGGATGACGACGCCGTGAGGTACGACGAGCTCGCCGAAACGATCAGAGAAGCTTGGCGTAAGAAGTACCGCAACAACGACGGCACGTACGCCACCGACTCGCAGTGTTCAAACGCCATCGCGCTGGTGATGGGCCTTGCCGAAGAGCGTGACCGTGACGCCACGCTCCAGGCTCTGGTGAAGGATGTCCGCGACCGCGGCGACGCGATGACGGCGGGCGATGTCGGGTTCCGTTACCTGCTGCAAGCCATGGCGCAGGGCGGCCATTCGGACGTTATCTACGACATGATCAACCAGACGCAGCGCCCCGGATACGGCTACCAGCTCGCCCACGGCGCAACGAGCCTCACGGAAGCGTGGGACGCCAATCACAATTCGTCGCACAACCACTTCATGCTCGGCCACATCACCGAGTGGTTCTACAAGGACCTCGTGGGGATCGAGTGCGACCCCGAGGGCCCGGGCTATGAGAAGATCGTTATCCGGCCGACTCCGGTGAGCGACCTGAAGTGGGCCGAGGCGTCACACAACTCCGTCCGCGGCCCGATTGATGTCCGCTGGGAGAAGGACGGCGACGCGTTCAAACTAGCCGTCACGATCCCAGCGAACACCACGGCTACGGTCTATGTACCGGCAAGCGATGACCAAACCGTCACTG